One Bosea sp. 685 DNA segment encodes these proteins:
- a CDS encoding serine hydrolase domain-containing protein — MTISTESYAPPSDGDAWDSLSPAQAGFDASGLAAAIDFAKAHESSWPRSLYYPDGRYVGLVEWNESGPWSEIVGPVRERGGPAGLIVKGGRIAAEWGDTTRTDMTFSIAKSYIAILAGLAVADGLIGDVDAPVAKTVAGPWFESAHNRAITWRHLLQQSSEWQGEIFGKSDQVDHNRQIGPGADNSRKGEKRALQPPGSHYEYNDVRVNLLAYCLLQRFRRPLPEVLRERIMDPIGASPDWRWQGYDNAFVEIDGRRVQSVPGGGHWGGGLFIGARDHARVGLLVARAGMWGGRELLSPAWIAAMLTPSPTLGNYGYLWWLNRGAAAKSGVPSTAVFALGAGVNAIWLDPAQDLVAVLRWIDKTALDGFIDRLIAAIR; from the coding sequence GTGACGATATCGACAGAAAGCTATGCGCCACCGTCGGATGGCGACGCCTGGGACAGCCTTTCGCCGGCACAGGCCGGCTTCGATGCCTCCGGGCTTGCTGCCGCCATCGATTTCGCCAAGGCGCATGAAAGCTCCTGGCCGCGCAGCCTGTACTATCCCGATGGGCGCTATGTCGGCCTTGTCGAATGGAACGAGAGCGGGCCCTGGAGCGAGATCGTCGGCCCCGTGCGCGAGCGCGGCGGGCCGGCCGGGCTCATCGTCAAGGGCGGCCGCATCGCTGCCGAATGGGGCGACACGACCCGCACCGACATGACTTTCTCCATCGCCAAGAGCTATATCGCCATCCTGGCGGGGCTTGCGGTCGCTGACGGGCTGATCGGCGATGTCGACGCGCCGGTGGCAAAGACCGTCGCAGGCCCCTGGTTCGAGAGCGCGCATAACCGCGCGATCACCTGGCGCCATCTGTTGCAGCAATCGAGCGAGTGGCAGGGCGAAATCTTCGGCAAATCCGACCAGGTCGACCATAACCGCCAGATCGGGCCCGGCGCCGACAACAGCCGCAAGGGCGAGAAGCGCGCGCTCCAGCCGCCCGGCAGCCATTACGAATACAACGATGTCAGGGTCAATCTGCTGGCCTATTGCCTGCTGCAGCGCTTCCGCCGGCCGCTGCCGGAGGTGCTGCGCGAGCGCATCATGGACCCGATCGGGGCCTCGCCGGACTGGCGCTGGCAGGGCTATGACAACGCCTTCGTCGAGATCGACGGGCGCCGGGTTCAGTCCGTGCCGGGTGGCGGCCATTGGGGCGGCGGGCTCTTCATCGGTGCGCGCGACCATGCCCGGGTCGGCCTGCTGGTGGCGCGCGCCGGCATGTGGGGCGGCCGCGAATTGCTGTCGCCGGCCTGGATCGCCGCGATGCTCACACCCTCGCCGACGCTCGGCAATTACGGTTATCTCTGGTGGCTGAACCGGGGTGCGGCGGCAAAGTCGGGCGTGCCGTCGACGGCGGTCTTCGCACTCGGCGCCGGGGTCAATGCGATCTGGCTCGACCCGGCGCAGGATCTCGTCGCGGTGCTGCGCTGGATCGACAAGACGGCGCTCGACGGCTTTATCGACCGCCTCATCGCGGCGATCCGCTGA
- a CDS encoding MBL fold metallo-hydrolase, whose translation MDQSSRRFGRYDITILRDGVFQAPADVLIHAGGDEARKQALAGWSKSAISVDVNCFLLRDDTRITLVDAGTGPSWGDAFGHARAALAAVGVTPDQVQRILISHLHGDHALGLFDGEAPYFPQAEIWVPQVELAFFTDEQARESLPASRRSGFVIAAKLQSLYGGRIRSFGEGEILPGIAARALPGHTPGHTGFIVQDPQHSLLLWGDLVHIEDLQPGDPDVGLVYDLDPAAAARSRHIILKEAARDGWIVSGGHITGFQRVEAVGDSYRLAPA comes from the coding sequence ATGGACCAGTCTTCACGGCGCTTCGGGCGCTACGATATCACCATCCTGCGCGATGGCGTTTTCCAGGCCCCTGCGGATGTCCTGATCCATGCGGGCGGCGACGAAGCGCGAAAGCAGGCTCTCGCAGGCTGGAGCAAATCCGCCATCAGCGTCGATGTGAACTGCTTCCTGCTGCGGGACGATACGAGGATCACCCTCGTCGATGCCGGAACAGGCCCCTCCTGGGGCGATGCCTTCGGCCATGCCCGCGCGGCGCTCGCAGCCGTGGGTGTGACGCCGGACCAGGTTCAGCGCATTCTGATCAGCCATCTCCATGGCGATCACGCGCTCGGTCTCTTCGACGGTGAGGCGCCCTATTTCCCACAGGCCGAGATCTGGGTTCCGCAGGTCGAGCTCGCCTTCTTCACCGACGAGCAGGCGCGCGAATCGCTACCGGCGTCGCGGCGAAGCGGCTTCGTGATCGCGGCGAAGCTGCAAAGCCTCTATGGCGGCCGCATCCGCAGCTTCGGCGAAGGTGAGATCCTGCCGGGCATCGCCGCTCGCGCCCTGCCTGGGCACACGCCAGGCCATACCGGCTTCATCGTGCAGGATCCGCAACACAGCCTGCTGCTCTGGGGCGATCTCGTGCATATCGAGGATCTCCAGCCGGGAGATCCCGATGTCGGGCTCGTCTATGATCTGGATCCGGCGGCGGCTGCGCGCAGCCGTCACATCATCCTGAAGGAGGCGGCCCGAGATGGTTGGATCGTCTCGGGAGGGCATATAACCGGTTTCCAGCGGGTGGAGGCGGTTGGGGACAGCTATCGGCTCGCGCCGGCCTGA
- a CDS encoding arginase family protein → MPSDTPVPRAERPTFLDCEAVAIDAVPRGAIAVIGLPGATPYAGNGAHSAGAPAAIRTASARHAARRTHYDFDLGAPLVTLDTVLVDCGDLAFDETDFTGNRVRIEAAFATLLGRGARPLLLGGDDSVQIPALRAFAAHGKITLLQIDAHIDWRDEVEGERFGPSSTMRRASEMAGVGAIVQIGARGIGSARESDVADAVAAGARLVDMRTLRAKGLAYAVEQVPEGQPVVVCCDVDGLDPTVVPGVVGRAPGGLGYGDIVELLHGVAVRAPIVGFNLVEFTPQHDLGDLGARTVCRLAMLGAGFLAMSERARSQRS, encoded by the coding sequence TTGCCAAGCGATACGCCTGTTCCGCGCGCCGAGAGGCCGACTTTCCTCGACTGCGAAGCCGTCGCCATCGATGCCGTGCCGCGAGGCGCGATCGCCGTGATCGGCCTTCCCGGTGCGACGCCCTATGCCGGGAATGGCGCCCATAGCGCGGGCGCCCCGGCGGCGATCCGGACGGCAAGTGCGCGACATGCCGCCCGCCGGACGCATTACGATTTCGATCTGGGCGCGCCGTTGGTGACGCTTGACACGGTTCTGGTCGATTGCGGCGACCTCGCCTTCGACGAAACCGATTTCACTGGCAATCGCGTGAGGATCGAGGCGGCTTTTGCGACGCTGCTGGGCCGTGGCGCGCGGCCCCTTCTGCTGGGCGGCGACGACAGCGTCCAGATCCCTGCGCTGCGCGCCTTTGCTGCGCATGGCAAGATCACACTGTTGCAGATCGATGCGCATATCGACTGGCGCGACGAGGTCGAGGGCGAGCGCTTCGGGCCCTCGAGCACGATGCGGCGAGCTTCCGAAATGGCGGGTGTCGGGGCAATCGTTCAGATCGGCGCCCGGGGTATCGGCAGCGCCCGGGAATCGGATGTGGCAGACGCCGTCGCCGCGGGAGCGCGACTGGTCGATATGCGCACGCTGCGCGCCAAAGGGCTCGCTTATGCCGTCGAACAGGTGCCGGAAGGCCAGCCGGTCGTCGTGTGTTGCGATGTCGATGGGCTGGACCCCACGGTGGTCCCCGGCGTTGTCGGCCGGGCTCCGGGCGGCCTGGGTTATGGCGACATCGTGGAGCTCCTGCACGGTGTCGCCGTCCGTGCGCCGATCGTCGGCTTCAACCTCGTCGAATTCACCCCTCAGCATGATCTCGGCGACCTCGGAGCCAGGACCGTCTGCCGCCTCGCCATGCTGGGGGCGGGCTTTCTGGCGATGAGCGAACGGGCACGATCGCAGCGGTCATAG
- a CDS encoding DUF4865 family protein, whose amino-acid sequence MIIAHYAHRLPANHDIGLIRARARERGPLWDAVPELFFKGFLLREAGRHGAIANNYSSLYLWRHDEAFREFLVSGRYKVVTESFGRAEIQTRFALDARKGTGREARFAYREDLAIPLDADLTAIFAGEIELNRALASRPGTVAATIGVDTASWTLTRVLLSEQEPSGNEDGTSYEILHLARPLLDTLPQAGAL is encoded by the coding sequence ATGATCATCGCGCATTATGCTCACCGTCTGCCGGCCAACCATGACATCGGGCTGATCCGCGCCAGAGCCAGAGAGCGCGGTCCGCTCTGGGACGCCGTGCCGGAGCTCTTTTTCAAGGGCTTCCTGCTGCGCGAAGCCGGTCGCCACGGCGCGATCGCGAACAACTATTCCTCGCTCTATCTCTGGCGTCACGACGAGGCTTTCCGCGAATTCCTTGTCAGCGGGCGCTACAAGGTCGTGACCGAGAGTTTTGGGCGCGCCGAAATCCAGACGCGTTTCGCCCTCGACGCCCGCAAGGGAACCGGGCGCGAGGCCCGCTTCGCTTACCGGGAGGATCTCGCCATCCCGCTCGATGCCGACCTCACCGCGATTTTCGCTGGAGAGATCGAATTGAACCGAGCTCTCGCCAGCCGGCCCGGCACGGTCGCGGCCACGATCGGCGTCGACACCGCGAGCTGGACGCTCACCCGGGTGCTGCTGTCCGAGCAGGAGCCAAGCGGAAACGAGGACGGCACGAGCTACGAGATCCTGCATCTCGCGCGGCCGCTGCTCGACACCCTGCCGCAAGCAGGTGCGCTATGA
- a CDS encoding LysR family transcriptional regulator: protein MKALDLEAVQAFILIADLKSFTRAAETLETTQSAVSLKIKRLEDRLGRRLFDRTPRLVRLSAEGNSFLDAARKLIAAHQGALGSFAVQQRRLVVGISHHIVGSELPALLRRMKDAEPGLVIEMRLASSRQTLDDFDRGALDAAIVLRHDNKRRDGDVIFEEAFGWMAAPDFAHHAGEPLRLATQAEPCSVRSMAVSALAEAGVPWTEVFVGGGIATIGAAVSAGLAVAALGRRVAPPGTVDVGRPLDLPPLPARDVVLYANVAGAQARASLRNFVAVIRASAGAPMASRKP from the coding sequence ATGAAAGCGCTCGATCTCGAAGCTGTGCAGGCCTTCATCCTGATCGCCGATCTGAAGAGCTTCACCCGCGCCGCCGAGACGCTGGAGACGACGCAATCGGCCGTGAGCCTGAAGATCAAACGGCTGGAGGACAGGCTCGGGCGGCGCCTGTTCGACCGGACGCCGCGCCTCGTGCGGCTGTCGGCGGAGGGCAATAGCTTTCTCGATGCGGCCCGCAAGCTGATCGCGGCCCATCAGGGCGCGCTGGGCTCCTTCGCGGTCCAGCAGCGGCGGTTGGTCGTCGGCATCAGCCACCATATCGTCGGCTCGGAATTGCCTGCTTTGCTGCGCCGCATGAAGGACGCGGAGCCCGGCCTCGTGATCGAAATGCGCCTCGCCTCGTCGCGGCAGACCCTCGATGATTTCGATCGCGGTGCGCTGGATGCGGCGATCGTGCTGCGCCATGACAACAAGCGTCGTGATGGCGACGTCATCTTCGAGGAGGCGTTTGGATGGATGGCGGCGCCCGATTTCGCCCATCACGCGGGCGAGCCGCTGCGGCTTGCTACCCAGGCCGAGCCCTGCAGCGTCCGCAGCATGGCGGTGTCCGCGCTGGCAGAGGCCGGCGTGCCATGGACGGAGGTTTTCGTCGGTGGCGGCATCGCGACGATCGGGGCCGCGGTCTCGGCCGGCCTTGCCGTCGCGGCGCTCGGCCGGCGTGTCGCTCCCCCTGGTACGGTGGATGTCGGCAGGCCGCTTGATCTGCCGCCGCTCCCGGCGCGGGATGTGGTGCTTTATGCCAATGTCGCAGGCGCACAGGCGCGCGCCTCGCTGCGAAATTTCGTCGCCGTCATTCGCGCCTCGGCGGGTGCGCCGATGGCGTCACGGAAACCGTAG
- the phbB gene encoding acetoacetyl-CoA reductase — MTKVALVTGGTRGIGAAISKALKEAGHKVAASYAGNDEAAAAFKAETGIPVYKWDVGDYDACAAGIATVEAELGPIDILVNNAGITRDGFFHKMTKDQWSAVIRTNLDSLFNMTRPVIEGMRARNFGRIIVISSINGQKGQMGQVNYSAAKAGDIGFVKALAQENANKGITVNAITPGYIGTDMVAAMPEEALKRVVAGIPVGRLGKPEEIAQMVVFLASDNGAFATGATFAVNGGQYMA; from the coding sequence ATGACGAAGGTCGCTTTGGTCACAGGGGGCACGCGCGGCATCGGCGCGGCGATCAGCAAGGCCTTGAAGGAGGCCGGCCACAAGGTCGCGGCGAGCTATGCCGGCAATGACGAGGCGGCGGCCGCCTTCAAGGCCGAGACCGGCATCCCGGTCTATAAATGGGATGTTGGCGACTATGACGCCTGCGCCGCGGGCATCGCCACCGTCGAGGCCGAACTCGGCCCCATCGACATCCTGGTCAACAACGCCGGCATCACCCGCGACGGCTTCTTCCACAAGATGACCAAGGATCAGTGGTCGGCCGTCATCCGCACCAATCTCGATTCGCTGTTCAACATGACGCGTCCCGTGATCGAGGGCATGCGCGCCCGCAATTTCGGCCGCATCATCGTGATCTCCTCGATCAACGGCCAGAAGGGCCAGATGGGCCAGGTCAACTACTCCGCCGCCAAGGCCGGCGATATCGGCTTCGTCAAGGCGCTCGCCCAGGAGAACGCCAATAAGGGCATCACCGTCAACGCGATCACGCCAGGCTATATCGGTACCGACATGGTCGCGGCGATGCCCGAGGAAGCCCTGAAGCGTGTCGTCGCCGGCATCCCGGTCGGCCGCCTCGGCAAGCCGGAGGAAATCGCCCAGATGGTCGTCTTCCTCGCCTCCGATAACGGCGCCTTCGCGACGGGCGCGACCTTCGCGGTCAATGGCGGGCAGTACATGGCCTGA
- a CDS encoding DUF1737 domain-containing protein, protein MARQTTLYRYLTGPDDAAFCHRVSEALSQGWVLYGHPTLTFDATQGRVVCGQAIIKDVDGPYSPDMKLAEQ, encoded by the coding sequence ATGGCGAGGCAGACGACGCTCTACCGCTATCTCACCGGGCCTGATGACGCCGCGTTCTGTCATCGGGTCTCGGAGGCTCTGAGCCAGGGCTGGGTGCTCTACGGGCACCCGACCCTGACCTTTGACGCAACGCAAGGACGCGTGGTCTGCGGGCAGGCGATCATCAAGGATGTCGACGGGCCCTATTCGCCCGACATGAAGCTTGCAGAACAATAG
- a CDS encoding acetyl-CoA C-acetyltransferase: MADTDIVIVGAARTAVGAFNGAFANTPAHELGAAAIKEALARAKVEGAEVDEVIMGQILTAGQGQNPARQAAMAAGIPQEATAWGLNQLCGSGLRAVAIGLQQIVNGDADIIVAGGQESMSMSQHGAHLRNGTKMGDMKFIDTMIKDGLWDAFHGYHMGTTAENVATKWQISREEQDKFAVGSQNKAEAAQKAGRFKDEIVPFTIAGRKGDIIVSDDEYPRHGATIEAMAKLRPAFSKEGTVTAGNASGLNDGAAALVLMSAKEAARRGLTPLARIASWATAGVDPAIMGSGPIPATRKALERAGWSIGDLDLVEANEAFAAQALAVNKDLGWNTDIVNVNGGAIAIGHPIGASGARVLVTLLHEMAKRDAKKGLATLCIGGGMGVALAVER; this comes from the coding sequence ATGGCTGATACGGACATCGTCATCGTCGGCGCAGCACGCACCGCCGTCGGCGCCTTCAACGGCGCCTTCGCCAATACTCCCGCCCATGAGCTCGGCGCCGCCGCGATCAAGGAAGCGCTCGCCCGCGCCAAGGTCGAAGGGGCCGAGGTCGACGAGGTCATCATGGGCCAGATCCTGACCGCCGGTCAGGGCCAGAACCCGGCCCGCCAGGCCGCGATGGCGGCGGGCATCCCGCAGGAGGCGACCGCCTGGGGCCTCAACCAGCTTTGCGGCTCCGGCCTGCGCGCAGTAGCGATCGGCCTGCAGCAGATCGTCAATGGCGATGCCGACATCATCGTCGCCGGCGGCCAGGAATCGATGTCGATGTCCCAGCACGGCGCGCATCTGCGCAACGGCACCAAGATGGGCGACATGAAGTTCATCGACACGATGATCAAGGACGGGCTCTGGGACGCCTTCCACGGCTACCATATGGGCACCACCGCCGAGAACGTCGCGACCAAATGGCAGATCAGCCGCGAGGAACAGGACAAGTTCGCCGTCGGTTCGCAGAACAAGGCCGAGGCCGCCCAGAAGGCCGGCCGCTTCAAGGACGAGATCGTTCCCTTCACCATTGCCGGCCGCAAGGGCGACATCATCGTCTCCGACGACGAATATCCTCGCCATGGCGCGACGATCGAAGCCATGGCCAAGCTGCGCCCCGCCTTCTCGAAGGAGGGCACCGTCACCGCCGGCAACGCCTCGGGCCTCAATGACGGCGCCGCCGCGCTCGTGCTGATGAGCGCCAAGGAAGCCGCCAGGCGCGGCCTGACCCCGCTCGCCCGCATCGCCTCCTGGGCGACCGCAGGCGTCGACCCGGCGATCATGGGTTCGGGTCCGATCCCGGCGACGCGCAAGGCTCTGGAGCGAGCCGGCTGGAGCATCGGTGATCTCGATCTCGTCGAGGCCAACGAGGCCTTCGCGGCGCAGGCGCTGGCGGTCAACAAGGACCTCGGCTGGAATACCGACATCGTCAACGTCAATGGCGGCGCGATCGCGATCGGCCATCCGATCGGCGCGTCCGGCGCGCGCGTGCTGGTGACGCTGCTGCACGAAATGGCCAAGCGCGACGCCAAGAAGGGCTTGGCGACGCTGTGCATCGGCGGCGGCATGGGCGTGGCGCTCGCGGTCGAGCGTTGA
- the phaR gene encoding polyhydroxyalkanoate synthesis repressor PhaR: MASEKEPTVIKKYANRRLYHTGTSSYVTLEDLAGLVRGGEDFVVYDAKSGEDITRSVLAQIIFDEEAKDGQNLLPIAFLRQLIRFYGDSMQALVPRYLEFSMDHLTKDQGQFREQMTKAFTGGAFGGGALDAIQQQTRANMALFTDAFRMFNPFAAAAAAAKAKEEGTAAPAKGDDLGDLKRELGEMRERLDKLTKTK; this comes from the coding sequence ATGGCTAGCGAAAAAGAACCGACCGTCATCAAGAAATACGCCAATCGGCGGCTCTATCATACAGGCACGAGCTCTTACGTCACGTTGGAGGATCTGGCCGGCCTGGTGCGCGGCGGCGAGGATTTCGTCGTCTATGACGCGAAATCCGGCGAGGACATTACCCGCTCCGTCCTGGCCCAGATCATATTCGACGAGGAGGCTAAGGACGGGCAGAACCTGCTGCCGATCGCCTTCCTGCGCCAGCTCATCCGCTTCTATGGCGACAGCATGCAGGCGCTGGTGCCGCGCTATCTCGAATTCTCGATGGATCATCTGACCAAGGACCAGGGCCAGTTCCGCGAGCAGATGACCAAGGCCTTCACGGGCGGGGCCTTCGGCGGCGGGGCGCTCGACGCGATCCAGCAGCAGACGCGAGCCAATATGGCGCTCTTCACCGACGCGTTCCGCATGTTCAACCCCTTCGCTGCCGCGGCAGCCGCCGCCAAGGCGAAGGAAGAGGGCACTGCCGCTCCAGCCAAGGGCGACGATCTCGGCGATCTCAAGCGCGAGCTCGGCGAAATGCGTGAGCGCCTGGACAAGCTCACCAAGACGAAGTGA
- a CDS encoding bifunctional diguanylate cyclase/phosphodiesterase: MPSPSILSPRDDCRIDPRSLLSSIGEVVYTWDIVHDALSWGPNAHEVLAGVSDAVMSRGLSFAGLVEPGSGRSRYDAIFSASGQDQGEGVVYRTRYAADLAGRKMWIEDAGRWFAGVDGRPASARGVLRLERAVKPDELNASNGELCDRTSLVERVEQALAEHLPAERVVVVLIAAIDELTRLNDDFGHEATDEIIGVVQERLRSVMRRRDHLVRYSGNRFAILLTGCPQNQVEAAARRFIKAVAQSAIETARGIALVRLRVGAAIAPNLSTHAGTLVAGAENALANAKAGAIDAAVIAKRSDMHEPAVARQGFDLQAVAALNERRVQLALQPIVRARQRDIAFHEALLRVGQGDNGLFFAPAELIPLLERRGLIRLFDHRVLELAVDMLVGDPGLSLSVNVSPRSLADPEWLDAFLACTNAARGVAKRLIVEVTETATIEDPVRITKLLGQIKDQGARIAIDDFGAGHTSLRHLRAFPIDILKLDGAFTQNLRRSTDDRFYVRTLIDLARHLGVETVAEWVDDELQATMLTDWGVTYLQGHLIGKAAIWPQAQAGSPERVTG, from the coding sequence ATGCCCTCGCCGTCGATCCTCAGCCCCCGCGACGACTGCCGCATCGATCCGCGCAGCCTGCTCTCGTCGATCGGCGAGGTCGTCTACACCTGGGACATCGTCCATGACGCCCTGAGCTGGGGGCCCAATGCGCATGAAGTCCTCGCCGGCGTCTCCGACGCCGTCATGAGTCGCGGCCTCTCCTTCGCCGGCCTGGTCGAGCCCGGTAGCGGGCGCAGCCGCTACGATGCGATCTTCTCCGCCAGTGGCCAGGACCAGGGCGAGGGCGTGGTCTACCGCACCCGCTACGCCGCCGACCTCGCCGGCCGCAAGATGTGGATCGAGGACGCCGGCCGCTGGTTCGCCGGCGTCGATGGCCGCCCCGCCAGCGCGCGCGGCGTGCTGCGCCTGGAGCGCGCGGTGAAGCCCGACGAGCTCAACGCCAGCAATGGCGAACTCTGCGACCGCACCTCATTGGTCGAGCGCGTCGAACAGGCCCTGGCCGAGCATCTGCCGGCCGAGCGCGTCGTCGTCGTGCTCATCGCGGCGATCGACGAACTGACCCGCCTCAACGACGATTTCGGCCATGAGGCAACCGACGAGATCATCGGCGTGGTGCAGGAACGCCTGCGCTCGGTCATGCGCCGGCGCGACCATCTCGTGCGCTATTCCGGCAACCGCTTCGCCATCCTGCTCACCGGCTGCCCGCAGAATCAGGTCGAGGCGGCGGCGCGTCGCTTCATCAAGGCAGTGGCCCAATCAGCCATCGAGACCGCGCGCGGCATCGCCCTGGTGCGCCTGCGCGTCGGTGCAGCGATTGCTCCCAACCTCTCGACCCATGCCGGAACCCTGGTCGCGGGCGCCGAGAACGCGCTCGCCAATGCCAAGGCCGGCGCGATCGACGCCGCCGTCATCGCAAAACGCAGCGACATGCACGAGCCCGCCGTGGCGCGGCAGGGTTTTGACCTGCAGGCCGTGGCCGCCCTGAACGAACGGCGCGTGCAACTCGCGCTGCAGCCGATCGTCCGCGCCCGCCAGCGCGACATCGCCTTCCATGAAGCTCTGCTGCGGGTCGGCCAGGGCGATAATGGCCTCTTCTTCGCTCCTGCGGAGCTGATTCCTCTACTGGAGCGGCGCGGCCTGATCCGCCTGTTCGACCATCGCGTCCTCGAGCTCGCGGTCGATATGCTCGTGGGCGATCCTGGCCTGTCGCTCTCGGTCAATGTCTCGCCGCGCTCGCTCGCCGATCCGGAATGGCTCGACGCCTTCCTCGCCTGCACCAATGCCGCGCGCGGCGTGGCCAAGCGCCTGATCGTCGAGGTCACGGAGACGGCGACGATCGAGGATCCCGTGCGGATCACCAAGCTGTTGGGCCAGATCAAGGATCAGGGCGCCCGCATTGCGATCGACGATTTCGGCGCGGGCCACACCTCGCTGCGGCACCTGCGCGCCTTCCCGATCGACATCCTCAAGCTCGACGGCGCCTTCACCCAAAATCTGCGCCGCTCGACCGACGACCGCTTCTATGTGCGCACGCTGATCGACCTCGCCCGCCATCTCGGCGTCGAGACCGTCGCCGAATGGGTCGATGACGAATTGCAGGCGACGATGCTGACCGATTGGGGGGTGACCTATTTGCAGGGTCACCTGATCGGCAAGGCTGCGATCTGGCCGCAGGCCCAGGCCGGGTCGCCCGAGCGCGTGACCGGCTGA
- the rpmF gene encoding 50S ribosomal protein L32, with protein MAVPKRKTSPSKRGMRRSADALKQPTYIEDKNSGELRRPHHVDLKSGMYRGRQVLKVKAEA; from the coding sequence ATGGCCGTTCCGAAGAGAAAGACGTCGCCGTCGAAGCGTGGCATGCGCCGCTCGGCCGACGCGCTGAAGCAGCCCACCTATATCGAAGACAAGAACTCCGGCGAACTGCGCCGCCCGCACCATGTCGATCTGAAGAGCGGCATGTATCGCGGCCGCCAGGTCCTGAAGGTCAAGGCCGAGGCCTGA
- the mtgA gene encoding monofunctional biosynthetic peptidoglycan transglycosylase has protein sequence MAAGERTARRGFFARLIRWIGRLVLGLLILLVLGLLLYRFIPAPSTLMIARWLTLQPVERQWVPLDQISSALIRSVIAAEDQRFCAHSGVDWIELNTVLDDEDGPSRGASTLTMQTAKNIFLWPGRSYIRKALEIPLALAIDLAWPKQRVIEVYLNVAEWGDGLFGAEAAAQRYFKKSAAGLTGSEASRLAAALPNPSARDPGRPSRSLQAGAARVQRRVGQLGALASCAVPEGEEDMD, from the coding sequence ATGGCGGCAGGAGAGCGGACGGCGCGGCGCGGGTTTTTCGCGCGCCTGATTCGCTGGATCGGCCGGCTCGTCCTGGGCCTGCTGATCCTGCTGGTGCTCGGCCTCCTGCTCTATCGCTTCATCCCGGCGCCATCGACGCTGATGATCGCGCGCTGGCTGACCCTGCAGCCGGTCGAACGGCAATGGGTGCCGCTCGACCAGATCTCGTCGGCCCTGATCCGTTCCGTGATCGCCGCCGAGGACCAGCGCTTCTGCGCCCATTCCGGCGTCGACTGGATCGAGCTCAACACGGTGCTCGACGATGAGGACGGGCCCAGCCGAGGCGCCTCGACCCTGACCATGCAGACCGCCAAGAACATCTTCCTCTGGCCCGGCCGCTCCTACATCCGCAAGGCGCTGGAAATCCCGCTGGCGCTGGCGATCGACCTCGCCTGGCCGAAGCAGCGCGTCATCGAGGTCTATCTCAACGTCGCCGAATGGGGCGACGGGTTGTTCGGCGCGGAAGCCGCGGCCCAGCGCTATTTCAAGAAATCAGCGGCGGGGCTGACCGGGTCTGAAGCCTCCAGGCTCGCCGCCGCCCTGCCGAACCCGAGCGCCCGCGACCCCGGCCGGCCGAGCCGCAGCCTGCAGGCAGGGGCGGCGCGCGTGCAGCGACGCGTCGGGCAATTGGGCGCGCTCGCCAGCTGCGCGGTGCCCGAGGGCGAGGAGGACATGGACTGA